The following proteins are co-located in the Nocardia bhagyanarayanae genome:
- a CDS encoding DedA family protein has protein sequence MSSASSPLAVGSFDPLISAGPALVWTVVLTFVFLECALIVGLFLPGDSMLITAGIVMASHATGEAQVWALSVGAMVAAITGNQVGYVIGQRTGHRLVARKDGRYINTRNLQRVSELLQRHGFLAVLVARWIPWVRTLCPMVAGAAQMDHRKYTIASTIGAIIWAPVLLLIGFYAGNFLERVPWLMPGVICTLVLGLVIGTILGIRHYRMEMAKPAEEFDVDVDAPTVVLPRVEY, from the coding sequence GTGTCCAGCGCGTCGTCGCCCCTCGCGGTGGGCAGTTTCGATCCGCTGATCTCGGCGGGCCCCGCGCTCGTCTGGACGGTGGTGCTTACTTTCGTCTTCCTGGAATGCGCCCTGATCGTCGGGCTGTTCCTGCCCGGTGACTCGATGCTGATCACGGCGGGCATCGTGATGGCCTCGCACGCCACCGGCGAAGCGCAGGTGTGGGCGCTCTCGGTGGGCGCCATGGTCGCGGCGATCACCGGCAATCAGGTCGGGTACGTCATCGGGCAACGCACCGGCCATCGCTTGGTGGCGCGCAAGGACGGCCGATACATCAACACGCGCAACCTCCAGCGGGTGTCCGAGCTGCTCCAGCGGCACGGGTTCCTCGCGGTGCTGGTGGCCCGGTGGATCCCGTGGGTGCGGACGCTGTGCCCGATGGTCGCGGGCGCCGCGCAGATGGATCACCGCAAGTACACGATCGCCAGCACCATCGGAGCCATCATCTGGGCGCCGGTGCTGCTGCTCATCGGCTTCTACGCGGGCAACTTCCTCGAGCGCGTGCCGTGGCTGATGCCCGGCGTGATCTGCACGCTGGTGCTCGGTCTCGTCATCGGCACCATTCTCGGCATCCGGCACTACCGGATGGAGATGGCGAAGCCCGCGGAGGAGTTCGACGTGGACGTGGACGCGCCGACCGTGGTGCTGCCGCGGGTCGAGTACTGA
- a CDS encoding DedA family protein — protein sequence MYLLQETWLKNAVLPAILVIVFIETGLLFPLLPGDSLLFTGGLLAAQDPPVVSIWVLVPAVTFIAFAGDQCGYWIGRAIGPAIFRKEDTRFFKKSYVTETHEFFEKHGPKTIILARFVPIVRTFMPVLAGVSKMDYRKYVAFDIIGAVLWGGGVTILGYFLGGVAFIRDHVEAIFLLIVFVSILPGIVAVAKKVLNRDAEQPEVIEPELTASTNETTR from the coding sequence ATGTACCTGCTCCAGGAGACGTGGCTGAAGAACGCGGTGCTCCCCGCGATCCTCGTGATCGTCTTCATCGAGACCGGTCTGCTTTTCCCGCTTCTCCCCGGCGACTCACTGCTGTTCACCGGTGGTCTGCTGGCGGCGCAGGATCCGCCGGTGGTGTCCATCTGGGTGCTGGTGCCCGCCGTCACGTTCATCGCCTTCGCCGGTGACCAGTGCGGTTATTGGATCGGACGAGCCATCGGCCCGGCGATCTTCCGCAAGGAAGACACCCGATTCTTCAAGAAGTCCTATGTGACCGAGACGCACGAGTTCTTCGAGAAGCACGGCCCGAAGACCATCATCCTGGCCAGGTTCGTGCCGATCGTGCGCACCTTCATGCCGGTGCTGGCGGGTGTGTCCAAGATGGATTACCGCAAGTACGTCGCGTTCGACATCATCGGCGCCGTCCTGTGGGGCGGCGGCGTCACGATCCTCGGCTACTTCCTCGGCGGCGTCGCGTTCATCCGCGACCACGTCGAGGCGATCTTCCTGCTCATCGTGTTCGTCTCGATCCTGCCCGGGATCGTGGCGGTGGCGAAGAAGGTGCTCAACCGCGACGCCGAACAGCCCGAGGTCATCGAGCCCGAGCTGACCGCTTCGACGAACGAGACCACCCGCTGA
- the fbaA gene encoding class II fructose-bisphosphate aldolase: MPIATPEVYAEMLGRAKANSFAFPAINCTSSETINAAIKGFADAGSDGIIQFSTGGSEFGSGLGVKDMVTGAVALAEFAHVVAAKYDVTIALHTDHCPKDKLDSFVRPLIAISQERVNGGGLPLFQSHMWDGSAIPIDENLEIARELLKATAAANIILEVEIGVVGGEEDGVEAEINEKLYTSPEDFEKTIDALGAGENGKYLLAATFGNVHGVYKPGNVVLKPEVLAEGQRVAAAKLGLGSDAQPFDFVFHGGSGSLKSEIEDSLRYGVVKMNVDTDTQYAFTRPVAAHMFSNYDGVLKIDGEVGNKKAYDPRSYLKKAETSMAARVLEACNDLKSAGRSISA; this comes from the coding sequence GTGCCCATCGCGACTCCGGAGGTCTACGCCGAGATGCTCGGTCGGGCCAAAGCGAACTCCTTTGCCTTCCCGGCCATCAACTGCACGTCGTCGGAGACCATCAACGCGGCCATCAAGGGCTTCGCCGACGCGGGCAGCGATGGCATCATCCAGTTCTCCACCGGTGGTTCGGAGTTCGGCTCGGGTCTCGGCGTCAAGGACATGGTCACCGGCGCCGTCGCGCTGGCCGAGTTCGCGCACGTGGTCGCCGCCAAGTACGACGTGACGATCGCGCTGCACACCGACCACTGCCCCAAGGACAAGCTGGACAGCTTCGTCCGTCCGCTGATCGCCATCTCCCAGGAGCGGGTCAACGGCGGCGGCCTCCCGCTGTTCCAGTCGCACATGTGGGACGGCTCCGCGATCCCGATCGACGAGAACCTGGAGATCGCCAGGGAGCTGCTCAAGGCGACCGCCGCGGCCAACATCATCCTCGAGGTCGAGATCGGCGTCGTCGGCGGTGAAGAGGACGGCGTCGAGGCCGAGATCAACGAGAAGCTCTATACCTCGCCGGAGGACTTCGAGAAGACCATCGACGCCCTCGGTGCGGGTGAGAACGGCAAGTACCTGCTCGCCGCCACCTTCGGCAACGTGCACGGCGTGTACAAGCCGGGCAACGTGGTGCTCAAGCCCGAGGTGCTCGCCGAGGGCCAGCGCGTCGCGGCCGCCAAGCTGGGCCTGGGCTCGGACGCGCAGCCGTTCGACTTCGTCTTCCACGGCGGCTCGGGCTCGCTGAAGTCGGAGATCGAGGACTCGCTGCGCTACGGCGTGGTGAAGATGAACGTCGACACCGACACCCAGTACGCGTTCACCCGTCCGGTCGCCGCGCACATGTTCTCGAACTACGACGGCGTGCTGAAGATCGACGGCGAGGTCGGCAACAAGAAGGCCTACGACCCGCGCAGCTACTTGAAGAAGGCCGAGACCTCGATGGCGGCGCGCGTCCTCGAGGCGTGCAATGATCTGAAGTCTGCGGGGCGGTCGATCAGCGCCTGA
- a CDS encoding BTAD domain-containing putative transcriptional regulator, which yields MSLDVRVLGPVRLLVGGEPVAVGGPKPRALLAALTVNRRRAVASAALADMVWNEDPPDSYAASLQVFVSNIRKALRNSGVDPAQVLRTESSGYRLEIPEEACDIGRFEATRDAAAKAAGVGDHAAAAQLFGNALREWSGRALSDLAGLQFADGFATAMDEERLLAVSARIDAEIACGRASSVISELVSITNEHPLREPLWGQLITALYLSGRQADALDACRRVRTVLADELGIDPGPALVELEQRVLRQEPLNTMEFKRTERLAAAMTETVTELPRSVRSGQLRMPDGRVQPIALGGMRIGRMTDNDLVLDDPKASRYHAHIMPSRAGLLIKDLHSANGVYINEEAIESGALLADGDVIRIGATILTFQALQ from the coding sequence ATGAGTCTTGATGTGCGTGTGCTCGGGCCCGTCCGGCTGCTCGTCGGTGGTGAGCCGGTGGCGGTCGGCGGGCCCAAGCCGCGAGCGTTGCTTGCCGCGTTGACCGTCAATCGGCGGCGCGCGGTCGCCTCGGCCGCACTGGCCGACATGGTGTGGAACGAGGATCCGCCGGATTCCTACGCGGCGAGCCTGCAGGTGTTCGTCTCGAATATCCGCAAGGCGCTGCGGAATTCGGGTGTCGACCCGGCGCAGGTGTTGCGCACCGAGTCATCGGGCTACCGCCTGGAGATCCCCGAAGAGGCCTGCGACATAGGCCGTTTCGAGGCGACCAGGGATGCCGCCGCCAAGGCCGCCGGCGTCGGCGATCACGCGGCGGCCGCGCAGTTGTTCGGCAACGCGCTGCGCGAGTGGAGCGGCCGGGCGCTGTCCGACCTGGCAGGTCTCCAGTTCGCCGACGGCTTCGCCACCGCGATGGACGAGGAACGGCTGCTTGCCGTGTCCGCCCGTATCGACGCCGAGATCGCCTGCGGGCGAGCGTCTTCGGTGATCAGCGAGCTGGTCTCGATCACCAACGAGCATCCGCTGCGGGAACCGCTGTGGGGTCAGCTGATCACCGCGCTCTACCTCTCCGGACGTCAGGCCGACGCGCTCGACGCGTGCCGCAGGGTGCGCACGGTGCTGGCCGACGAACTCGGCATCGATCCCGGTCCCGCGCTCGTCGAACTGGAGCAGCGGGTGTTGCGCCAGGAACCGTTGAACACCATGGAGTTCAAGCGCACCGAACGCTTGGCCGCCGCGATGACCGAGACCGTCACCGAACTCCCGCGCTCGGTGCGCAGCGGTCAGTTGCGCATGCCGGACGGGCGAGTGCAGCCGATCGCCTTGGGCGGCATGCGGATCGGCCGGATGACCGACAACGATTTGGTGCTCGACGACCCCAAGGCCAGCCGCTACCACGCGCACATCATGCCGAGCCGGGCCGGACTCCTGATCAAGGATCTGCATTCGGCCAACGGCGTGTACATCAACGAGGAGGCGATCGAGAGCGGTGCGTTGCTGGCCGACGGCGACGTCATCCGCATCGGCGCAACCATCCTGACGTTCCAGGCGTTGCAGTAG
- a CDS encoding excalibur calcium-binding domain-containing protein → MISRCAAAIFGAVTMLGMAAPAIAESTPFSVVSGPRDADPGPTYRPGPKGDNVPPPKDDERPRRYYANCDQVRAEGAWPLYRGEPGYASYLDFDGDGIACN, encoded by the coding sequence GTGATAAGCCGATGCGCCGCCGCGATCTTCGGCGCCGTGACCATGCTGGGGATGGCCGCACCCGCCATCGCCGAATCGACGCCGTTCTCGGTCGTCTCCGGTCCGAGGGACGCCGATCCAGGGCCGACGTACCGCCCGGGACCGAAGGGCGACAACGTCCCGCCGCCGAAGGACGACGAGCGCCCGCGCCGGTACTACGCCAACTGCGATCAGGTGCGCGCCGAGGGCGCCTGGCCGCTGTACCGCGGCGAACCCGGCTACGCGTCGTACCTGGACTTCGACGGCGACGGCATCGCCTGCAACTAG
- a CDS encoding DUF4185 domain-containing protein: MARRLMAAVGAVVFGAGALMYGDRSLALAAPEPGLAAGAPGSGPCASDPRPVHEPLVPKTLEVPIPYPVITVLPPRQPDPAPVRTDMALPEDPCVNPCPDLTDGPPPPPSLAGQLGIPEILLSPKPFHFGVPGPGPDPGPVPPPPPRVDPPAEPAAQSPARPAPRVAEVREVAKQTGANSVNRTDKRWQVDGTDLGIMWESAPGEIAVAFGDTVGRGFHPPGGMGGDWRSNVLAFSTDRELSDGMVYDRMVTDDRCHAAEVLSSRKLDNVEITTIPTSGFALGDRQYLSYMSIRTWHSLPGTFYTNYGGIAYSDDHGQTWTKDPHARWDNIFGLSNFQVSAMVPQGDHVYMFGTPNTRLGAVGLARVAKDQILNTTAYQYWRDGQWTPVGGSGGATPIVDAPAGELSVRYDASRDVWQMSYLDTTRAAIVLCEADSPQGVWSAGTPTVTVLDYPELYGGFIHPWSTGSDLYFNITTWSDYNVYLMHAAIEE, translated from the coding sequence ATGGCCAGGCGGCTGATGGCCGCGGTGGGCGCCGTGGTGTTCGGCGCCGGCGCGTTGATGTACGGCGATCGGTCGCTCGCCCTGGCGGCGCCCGAGCCGGGTCTCGCGGCGGGTGCGCCGGGTAGTGGGCCGTGCGCGAGTGATCCTCGGCCCGTGCACGAGCCGCTGGTTCCCAAGACACTCGAGGTGCCGATCCCGTATCCGGTGATCACCGTGCTGCCGCCGCGCCAGCCCGATCCCGCGCCGGTGCGCACCGACATGGCGCTGCCCGAAGACCCCTGCGTCAACCCGTGCCCCGATCTCACCGACGGTCCGCCGCCTCCGCCCAGCCTGGCGGGGCAGCTCGGGATTCCCGAAATCCTCTTGAGCCCCAAGCCTTTCCACTTCGGGGTGCCGGGCCCCGGCCCGGATCCGGGTCCGGTCCCGCCGCCACCGCCGCGGGTCGACCCGCCTGCCGAACCCGCGGCGCAGTCGCCCGCGCGTCCGGCGCCGCGGGTCGCCGAGGTGCGCGAGGTGGCCAAGCAGACCGGCGCCAACTCGGTGAACCGCACCGACAAGCGCTGGCAGGTGGACGGCACCGATCTCGGCATCATGTGGGAGAGCGCGCCGGGCGAGATCGCCGTCGCGTTCGGCGACACGGTAGGGCGTGGTTTCCATCCGCCCGGCGGCATGGGCGGCGACTGGCGCAGCAACGTGCTCGCCTTCAGCACCGATCGCGAGCTCTCCGACGGCATGGTCTACGACCGGATGGTCACCGACGACCGCTGCCACGCCGCCGAGGTGCTGTCCAGCCGCAAGCTCGACAATGTCGAGATCACCACCATCCCGACCTCCGGTTTCGCGCTCGGCGACCGGCAGTACCTGAGCTACATGTCGATTCGCACCTGGCACAGCCTGCCCGGCACCTTCTACACCAACTACGGTGGCATCGCCTACTCCGACGATCACGGCCAGACCTGGACCAAGGACCCGCACGCGCGCTGGGACAACATCTTCGGGCTGTCGAATTTCCAAGTGAGCGCGATGGTTCCGCAAGGGGACCACGTGTACATGTTCGGTACGCCCAACACCCGGCTCGGCGCCGTCGGCCTGGCCAGGGTCGCGAAGGACCAGATCCTCAACACCACCGCCTACCAGTACTGGCGGGACGGGCAGTGGACGCCGGTCGGCGGATCGGGCGGTGCGACACCGATCGTCGACGCGCCCGCCGGTGAACTCTCCGTCCGTTACGACGCGTCGCGCGACGTCTGGCAGATGAGCTACCTCGACACCACGCGCGCCGCCATCGTGCTGTGCGAAGCGGATTCACCGCAGGGCGTGTGGTCCGCGGGGACGCCGACGGTGACCGTGCTGGACTATCCCGAGCTGTACGGCGGTTTCATCCACCCGTGGTCGACCGGCTCGGACCTCTACTTCAACATCACGACCTGGAGCGACTACAACGTCTACCTGATGCACGCCGCCATCGAGGAGTGA
- a CDS encoding fused (3R)-hydroxyacyl-ACP dehydratase subunits HadA/HadB, whose product MVEPRAVDTAALAGRRFQVRDHYEVGREKVREFARAVQNYHDAHHAEPDARKIGYDSIVAPPTFASVVGTAGTRALLAEVLTDYDLTQILQTDQTFEIHRPILAGDTIRTEILIESVRQFGDNDFVTVKFELVNQDDETAQIGSTTIVARRGAEVDPNLVEAVDKIFMHSPPQHRTGELSDSSALIPIEAEANEHPPVAPPRPVHTALDFVQLSVGDQLPPGTATLTRGDLANYAGVAGDPNPIHFSERAAELVGLPTVVAHGMLTMGLAAEYLTSWLGDPTAFEKFSVRFSGYVPVRPDAASTIEFTGKIKSLDPERRAGTIVLGGTSDGRKLFGRAVAEVRFS is encoded by the coding sequence ATGGTGGAGCCGCGAGCCGTGGATACGGCGGCGCTGGCGGGACGACGATTCCAGGTTCGCGACCACTACGAGGTCGGCCGGGAGAAGGTGCGTGAGTTCGCGCGCGCGGTGCAGAACTATCACGACGCGCACCACGCGGAACCGGACGCGCGCAAGATCGGTTACGACAGCATCGTCGCCCCGCCCACCTTCGCCTCCGTGGTCGGCACGGCGGGCACCCGCGCCCTGCTCGCCGAGGTGCTCACCGACTACGACCTGACCCAGATCCTGCAGACCGACCAGACGTTCGAGATCCACCGGCCGATCCTGGCCGGTGACACCATTCGCACCGAGATCCTGATCGAGTCGGTCCGGCAGTTCGGCGACAACGACTTCGTCACCGTGAAGTTCGAACTGGTCAACCAGGACGACGAGACCGCCCAGATCGGCTCGACCACGATCGTGGCCCGCCGCGGCGCCGAGGTGGACCCGAACCTGGTCGAGGCGGTCGACAAGATCTTCATGCACTCGCCTCCGCAGCACCGGACGGGCGAGCTCTCCGACAGCAGCGCGCTCATCCCGATCGAGGCCGAAGCGAACGAGCACCCACCCGTCGCCCCGCCGCGGCCCGTGCACACCGCCCTGGACTTCGTTCAGCTGTCCGTCGGCGACCAGCTGCCGCCAGGAACCGCCACGCTGACCCGCGGTGACCTGGCCAACTACGCGGGTGTCGCGGGCGATCCCAACCCGATCCACTTCAGCGAGCGCGCCGCCGAGCTGGTGGGTCTGCCGACCGTCGTCGCACACGGCATGCTGACCATGGGCTTGGCCGCCGAGTACCTGACGTCCTGGCTCGGCGATCCGACGGCCTTCGAGAAGTTCAGCGTCCGCTTCTCCGGTTACGTTCCGGTGCGACCCGACGCGGCGAGCACGATCGAGTTCACCGGCAAGATCAAGTCGCTCGATCCCGAGCGGCGCGCGGGCACCATCGTGCTCGGCGGCACCTCGGACGGCCGCAAGCTGTTCGGCCGCGCCGTCGCCGAGGTCCGCTTCTCCTGA
- a CDS encoding DUF3151 domain-containing protein gives MTSFGDLLGPQPVLLPENSEAEDALLDNADPVQVAAAHPAASIAWAHLAEAALERGGAATADEVVNHDIVAAYAFARTGYHRGLDLLRRNGWKGFGPVPWSHEPNRGFLRSVGALARAAKAIGETEEYARCLDLLEDCDPRAAAELGLD, from the coding sequence ATGACCTCGTTCGGTGATCTGCTCGGTCCGCAACCGGTACTGCTACCCGAAAACTCCGAGGCGGAGGACGCGCTGCTCGACAACGCCGATCCGGTGCAGGTCGCGGCCGCGCACCCGGCGGCGTCGATCGCCTGGGCGCACCTCGCCGAGGCCGCGCTGGAACGGGGCGGCGCGGCGACGGCCGACGAAGTCGTGAACCACGACATCGTCGCCGCCTACGCCTTCGCCCGCACCGGCTACCACCGCGGCCTCGACCTGCTGCGTCGCAACGGCTGGAAGGGCTTCGGCCCGGTGCCGTGGAGCCACGAGCCCAACCGCGGTTTCTTGCGCAGCGTCGGCGCGCTGGCCAGGGCCGCCAAGGCGATCGGCGAGACCGAGGAGTACGCGCGCTGCCTCGACCTGCTCGAGGATTGCGACCCCCGCGCCGCGGCGGAGCTCGGCCTCGACTGA
- a CDS encoding FUSC family protein: MIDPQSRFGVARAGGADRLRGAWARLRLSALPIVQCALGAALAWFVAHNVIGHPQPFFAPTAAVVSIGISFGARLKRAIELVVGVAVGIGIGDLFISSAGTGVWQIALVVGVAMALAVFLDGGSIITMQAAGSAVLVATLMPPSAGGSFDRMIDALVGGLVGVVIVAAIPLHPVRRAREHAAEILAVMSKSLSRCADGLIEQDPEKIREALSAARATQSQIDSLRSTLEGGREISRISPLYWNSRARLERIRATADPLDNAVRNTRVLLRRSLTLVRDDEILDPRLVDEVERLAQAVEVVRKMMLADPGEQPDQAEAARVLRTVAKEARPELVAGAGLSAHVVFAQVRSIVVDLMQVCGMKRISAIALLPPTVPNPYVRPAD; the protein is encoded by the coding sequence TTGATCGACCCCCAATCGCGTTTCGGCGTCGCCAGGGCGGGCGGCGCGGACCGGCTGCGCGGCGCGTGGGCTCGGCTGCGGTTGTCGGCGCTGCCGATCGTGCAGTGCGCGCTGGGCGCGGCGCTGGCCTGGTTCGTCGCACACAATGTCATCGGCCATCCGCAGCCGTTCTTCGCGCCGACGGCCGCGGTCGTATCGATCGGCATCTCGTTCGGCGCTCGATTGAAGCGCGCCATCGAGCTGGTCGTCGGCGTCGCGGTCGGCATCGGCATCGGCGACCTGTTCATCTCCAGCGCCGGCACCGGCGTCTGGCAGATCGCGCTCGTGGTCGGCGTGGCCATGGCGCTGGCGGTGTTCCTCGACGGCGGTTCCATCATCACCATGCAGGCGGCCGGTTCGGCCGTGCTGGTCGCCACCCTGATGCCCCCTTCGGCGGGCGGCAGCTTCGACCGCATGATCGACGCGCTGGTCGGCGGCTTGGTCGGCGTGGTGATCGTGGCCGCGATCCCGCTGCATCCGGTGCGCCGCGCCCGCGAGCACGCCGCGGAAATCCTTGCGGTGATGAGCAAATCGCTGTCCCGCTGCGCCGACGGCCTGATCGAGCAGGATCCGGAGAAGATCCGCGAGGCGCTGTCCGCCGCCCGCGCGACGCAGTCGCAGATCGACTCGCTCCGCTCCACTTTGGAGGGCGGTCGCGAGATCAGCCGCATCTCCCCGCTGTACTGGAACTCGCGCGCCCGTCTCGAGCGCATCCGCGCCACCGCCGATCCGCTCGACAACGCGGTCCGCAATACCAGGGTGCTGCTGCGCCGTTCGCTCACTCTGGTGCGCGACGACGAGATCCTGGACCCCCGGCTCGTCGACGAGGTGGAGCGGCTCGCCCAGGCCGTCGAGGTGGTGCGCAAGATGATGCTCGCCGATCCGGGCGAACAGCCCGATCAGGCGGAGGCGGCCAGGGTGCTGCGCACCGTCGCGAAGGAAGCGCGTCCGGAACTGGTTGCGGGCGCTGGCCTTTCGGCGCACGTGGTGTTCGCGCAGGTGCGTTCGATCGTGGTCGATCTGATGCAGGTCTGTGGCATGAAGCGCATCTCGGCGATCGCGCTGTTGCCGCCGACCGTGCCGAATCCCTATGTGCGCCCGGCGGATTGA
- a CDS encoding site-2 protease family protein: protein MNYSFPQRRTGLGAVRPSPVFLLVVAITVAGGVLAWASDYGSTRAKVGVFVLVVAGWIVTLCLHEFAHAYMAWRAGDHEVELRGYLTLNPLKYSHPLLSIVLPVVFIALGGFGLPGGAVYVHTHSVSPRMQRLISGAGPAVNAAFAVLLLVVVEVFGSQTSHPAFWYGLAFLAFLQVTAAVLNLLPIPGLDGYGILEPSLSYQTRRSLDQLKPLGMLLLFALILTPAINEPFFDAIYTICEVFGVESSWIARGAGLVRFWL from the coding sequence ATGAATTACTCCTTCCCGCAGCGCCGAACGGGTCTCGGCGCGGTTCGGCCGAGTCCGGTCTTCCTGCTCGTCGTCGCGATCACCGTCGCGGGCGGCGTGCTGGCCTGGGCCTCCGACTACGGTTCGACGCGGGCCAAGGTCGGCGTGTTCGTGCTCGTGGTCGCGGGCTGGATCGTGACGCTGTGTTTGCACGAGTTCGCGCACGCGTACATGGCTTGGCGCGCAGGCGATCACGAAGTGGAGTTGCGCGGGTATCTCACGCTGAATCCGCTGAAGTACTCGCATCCACTGTTGTCGATCGTGTTGCCCGTGGTGTTCATCGCGCTGGGCGGATTCGGTCTGCCCGGCGGCGCGGTGTACGTGCACACGCACAGCGTCAGCCCGCGGATGCAGCGGCTGATCAGCGGCGCGGGTCCGGCGGTCAACGCGGCGTTCGCGGTGCTGCTGCTCGTCGTTGTCGAGGTGTTCGGCAGCCAGACCTCGCATCCCGCATTCTGGTACGGGCTGGCGTTCCTCGCCTTCCTCCAGGTCACCGCGGCGGTGTTGAACCTGCTGCCGATTCCGGGGCTCGACGGGTACGGAATCCTCGAGCCCTCGCTGAGTTATCAGACCCGGCGTTCACTGGACCAGCTCAAGCCGCTCGGCATGCTGCTGCTGTTCGCGTTGATCCTCACGCCCGCGATCAACGAGCCGTTCTTCGACGCCATCTACACCATCTGCGAGGTGTTCGGCGTCGAGTCGTCGTGGATCGCGAGAGGCGCTGGGCTGGTGCGTTTCTGGCTCTGA
- a CDS encoding adenylosuccinate synthase: protein MPAIVLIGAQWGDEGKGKATDLLGGRLQWVVRYQGGNNAGHTVVLPNGDKFALHLIPSGILTPGVRNVIGNGVVVDPGVLLAELAGLEDRGVDTSGLLLSADAHLIMPYHVAIDKVTERFLGNKKIGTTGRGIGPCYQDKVARVGVRVADVLDEKILTQKVEAALEFKNQVLVKIYNRRALDPQQVVNEVLSMAESFKHRIADTRLQLNEALERGETVLLEGSQGTLLDVDHGTYPYVTSSNPTSGGAAVGSGIGPNKINTVLGILKCYTTRVGSGPFPTELFDQYGEFLAKQGGEVGVTTGRARRCGWFDAVIARYATRVNGITDYFLTKLDVLSSLDRVPICVAYEIDGKRVDEMPTTQTEFHHAKPVYEEMPGWWEDISGARTFEDLPANAQAYVRRLEELSGARISCIGVGPGRDQTIVRHDVLG from the coding sequence ATGCCGGCAATCGTCCTCATCGGCGCCCAGTGGGGCGACGAGGGTAAGGGCAAAGCAACCGACCTGCTCGGCGGCAGACTGCAATGGGTGGTCCGATACCAAGGCGGCAACAACGCGGGCCATACCGTGGTGCTGCCCAACGGCGACAAGTTCGCGCTGCACCTCATCCCCTCCGGCATCCTGACCCCCGGTGTGCGCAACGTCATCGGCAACGGTGTCGTGGTGGATCCCGGTGTGTTGCTCGCCGAGCTGGCCGGACTGGAGGACCGCGGCGTCGACACCTCGGGCCTGCTGCTCTCGGCCGACGCGCACCTGATCATGCCGTACCACGTGGCCATCGATAAGGTCACCGAGCGCTTCCTCGGCAACAAGAAGATCGGCACCACCGGCCGCGGCATCGGCCCCTGCTACCAGGACAAGGTGGCGCGCGTCGGCGTGCGCGTCGCGGACGTGCTCGACGAGAAGATCCTCACCCAGAAGGTCGAGGCCGCCCTGGAGTTCAAGAACCAGGTGCTGGTGAAGATCTACAACCGCCGCGCGCTCGATCCGCAGCAGGTTGTGAACGAAGTGCTCTCCATGGCGGAGAGTTTCAAGCACCGCATCGCCGATACTCGTTTGCAGCTCAACGAGGCCCTCGAGCGCGGAGAAACCGTGCTACTCGAGGGTTCTCAGGGCACCCTGCTCGACGTCGATCACGGGACTTACCCGTATGTCACGTCGTCCAACCCGACTTCGGGTGGCGCGGCCGTCGGTTCCGGCATCGGGCCGAACAAAATCAACACGGTGCTCGGCATCCTCAAGTGCTACACGACCCGCGTCGGTTCGGGCCCGTTCCCGACCGAACTGTTCGACCAGTACGGCGAATTCCTCGCCAAGCAGGGCGGCGAGGTGGGCGTCACCACCGGCCGCGCGCGGCGCTGCGGCTGGTTCGACGCAGTGATCGCCCGGTACGCGACCCGCGTCAACGGCATCACCGACTACTTCCTCACCAAGTTGGATGTACTGTCCAGCTTGGACCGGGTACCGATCTGCGTCGCGTACGAAATCGATGGTAAGCGCGTGGACGAGATGCCGACCACCCAGACCGAGTTCCACCACGCCAAGCCGGTTTACGAGGAAATGCCCGGCTGGTGGGAGGACATCTCGGGGGCGCGAACCTTCGAGGATCTGCCCGCCAACGCGCAGGCCTACGTGCGGCGGCTCGAGGAGCTCTCCGGCGCGCGGATCTCCTGCATCGGCGTCGGTCCCGGTCGTGACCAAACGATCGTCAGGCACGACGTCCTCGGCTGA